One region of Hymenobacter sediminicola genomic DNA includes:
- a CDS encoding DUF3037 domain-containing protein, giving the protein MHVFEYAVVRVVPRVEREEFCNVGVVLYCRDQGFLQCRFGLDEARLRALGGPDLDLEELQARLQAFERICQGRRQGGPIGQMGIAERFRWLTATRSTVVQTSAVHPGLCTDAAETLARLFSQLVE; this is encoded by the coding sequence ATGCACGTGTTTGAGTATGCCGTGGTGCGGGTGGTGCCGCGTGTGGAGCGGGAAGAATTCTGCAACGTGGGCGTAGTGCTTTACTGCCGCGACCAAGGCTTTCTGCAGTGCCGCTTCGGGCTAGATGAAGCTCGTCTGCGCGCCCTAGGTGGCCCCGACCTAGACCTAGAGGAGCTGCAAGCCCGCTTGCAAGCCTTCGAAAGAATTTGCCAGGGCCGACGGCAGGGCGGCCCCATCGGACAGATGGGCATAGCCGAGCGGTTTCGCTGGCTCACGGCTACCCGCAGTACCGTCGTGCAGACCTCCGCCGTGCACCCTGGCCTGTGCACCGATGCCGCCGAAACGCTGGCGCGCTTGTTCAGCCAACTCGTAGAGTAG
- a CDS encoding ExeM/NucH family extracellular endonuclease: MASKSAALCTSLLTLSILPHTTPASAQAAPDAPAVPFTHIGAIQGSGATATPGTYTIEAVVTGVYPGLSPAGFYVQEVASASDGNPATSDALYVVQPDAKVNIGDNVRITGTVLESAAGPSFTQAVLTDPKVEVLWPKNQLPDFSVLPAGQYSSADLEHFEGMRVQFPVSLTVADVYSLKRRGELILTTGGTLYQPTQFIDPNDNPATGTSSTGTSNLAAINAYQTANLERSVVLDDGSAASDPSPVPFLDPQLRTVRVGSTIPKLRGIMGYAYNKWRIQPLPGSDAPSFDVKRPPVPTFGRLDLKIASFNVLNYFNGDGAGGGYPTPRGAKTAEDFARQRSKIMAGLARMNPDIIGLSEMENDGNGDNSALQDLANGLNQLLGAGTYAIINDGGSAKQPNNTDVIRCAILYKPAAVTPLGPALLDMTPGVFERPPLGQLFITRRSARPDTLALVVNHFKSKGSGSGPNADLNDGQGGSNQRRREQARELVQFINQKVKPAGARHVVCIGDYNANYEEDPIDILRAAGLVTVTPPTSASYVFKGLTGSLDHCIVTPNMVGIIDVHKWNINSGEPPFLQYDAAGAATDVASPFRSSDHDPVLIGINFSGLAPSNAASARLYMYPNPEGGARAFSLPELPANVGPVSLEVNLPQGAPILRLQGSGPLLQSQLNRYTSHLAPGIYVLRIKGRGLDKTQRVMKQ, from the coding sequence ATGGCTTCAAAATCCGCCGCCCTCTGCACCTCCCTTCTAACGCTCAGCATTCTACCCCACACCACACCTGCCAGCGCCCAGGCAGCCCCCGATGCTCCGGCGGTACCATTCACCCATATCGGCGCTATTCAGGGCAGTGGAGCCACGGCTACGCCTGGCACCTACACCATCGAAGCAGTAGTGACGGGCGTATATCCTGGGCTTAGCCCGGCCGGCTTCTACGTGCAGGAGGTAGCCTCGGCCTCCGATGGCAACCCCGCCACTTCCGACGCGCTTTACGTGGTGCAGCCCGACGCCAAAGTGAACATCGGCGACAATGTGCGCATCACAGGTACAGTGCTGGAAAGTGCCGCCGGCCCTTCCTTTACGCAGGCAGTCCTGACAGACCCCAAAGTGGAGGTATTGTGGCCTAAAAATCAGCTACCTGACTTTTCTGTGCTGCCGGCCGGCCAGTATTCGTCTGCTGATCTGGAGCACTTTGAAGGCATGCGCGTGCAGTTTCCGGTGTCACTCACGGTAGCCGATGTATACAGCCTCAAGCGCCGCGGTGAGTTGATTCTGACCACTGGCGGCACGCTTTACCAACCCACCCAGTTCATCGACCCGAACGACAACCCGGCCACTGGCACCAGCAGCACCGGCACCAGCAATTTAGCCGCCATCAATGCCTACCAGACGGCTAACCTAGAACGGTCCGTGGTGCTTGATGATGGCAGCGCCGCCTCCGACCCCTCTCCCGTTCCGTTCCTCGACCCACAACTGCGCACCGTTCGTGTAGGCAGCACTATCCCGAAGCTGCGCGGCATCATGGGCTACGCCTACAACAAATGGCGCATTCAGCCTTTGCCCGGTTCGGACGCTCCTTCCTTTGATGTGAAGCGCCCACCTGTGCCCACCTTCGGCCGCCTCGACCTGAAAATTGCCAGTTTTAATGTGCTCAACTACTTCAACGGCGACGGGGCTGGAGGCGGCTACCCTACTCCGCGCGGAGCCAAAACGGCAGAGGATTTTGCCCGCCAGCGCAGTAAAATCATGGCCGGGCTGGCGCGCATGAACCCCGATATCATTGGGCTCAGCGAAATGGAAAACGACGGCAACGGCGACAACTCTGCGCTTCAGGACTTGGCCAACGGCCTCAACCAGCTGCTGGGCGCTGGCACGTATGCCATAATAAATGACGGTGGTTCTGCTAAGCAGCCTAACAATACCGATGTGATTCGGTGCGCTATTCTATATAAGCCAGCTGCTGTAACGCCGCTGGGCCCAGCGCTGCTTGATATGACGCCGGGCGTGTTTGAACGCCCCCCGCTGGGGCAGCTCTTTATCACCCGCCGCTCGGCCCGCCCCGACACGCTGGCGCTGGTGGTTAACCACTTCAAATCGAAGGGAAGCGGCAGCGGCCCCAATGCTGACCTAAACGACGGCCAGGGCGGCTCCAACCAGCGCCGCCGCGAGCAGGCTCGGGAACTGGTGCAGTTCATCAACCAGAAGGTGAAGCCTGCCGGAGCCCGCCACGTGGTGTGCATCGGCGACTACAACGCCAACTATGAGGAAGACCCCATCGATATTCTGCGGGCTGCCGGCCTAGTGACTGTTACGCCGCCAACCAGCGCCTCGTACGTGTTCAAAGGCCTTACCGGCTCTCTCGACCATTGCATCGTGACGCCCAACATGGTGGGTATCATCGACGTGCACAAGTGGAACATCAATTCCGGAGAGCCTCCGTTTCTGCAGTACGACGCGGCTGGCGCTGCCACCGACGTAGCTAGCCCTTTCCGCTCCTCCGACCATGACCCGGTACTTATCGGCATCAACTTCTCGGGGCTGGCACCTTCCAACGCCGCTTCGGCGCGGCTGTATATGTACCCCAATCCGGAGGGTGGCGCACGGGCATTCAGCTTGCCCGAGCTGCCGGCCAATGTTGGTCCGGTTTCGCTGGAAGTGAACCTGCCGCAGGGGGCTCCTATTCTGCGCCTGCAGGGCTCTGGCCCGCTGCTGCAAAGCCAGCTCAACCGCTACACTTCGCATCTGGCGCCCGGCATTTATGTGTTGCGCATCAAGGGCCGCGGCCTCGACAAAACGCAGCGCGTCATGAAGCAATAG
- a CDS encoding DinB family protein: MDPTTRQRLVYELQELLTKGNAHVPFEDACTDVPAELLNKQVPGLPYTIWQVAEHVRIAQWDIVEFCLHAHHESPKWPEGYWPAPHESASSARWQATLAHIRQDRTRFLALLNDETQDLLAPLAHGTGQTLLREAHLIADHAAYHTGQIILLRRLLHDWE; the protein is encoded by the coding sequence ATGGATCCAACCACTCGCCAACGCCTCGTGTATGAGTTGCAGGAGCTGCTCACCAAAGGCAACGCCCACGTTCCCTTCGAGGACGCCTGCACCGACGTTCCGGCGGAACTGCTCAACAAGCAAGTGCCAGGGCTGCCGTACACTATCTGGCAAGTGGCCGAGCACGTCCGCATTGCCCAGTGGGACATCGTGGAGTTCTGCCTGCACGCACACCACGAGTCGCCGAAATGGCCTGAGGGCTACTGGCCCGCTCCGCACGAATCGGCTAGCAGCGCCCGGTGGCAGGCAACACTTGCCCACATCCGGCAAGACCGCACCCGTTTTCTGGCGCTCCTCAACGACGAAACGCAGGATTTACTGGCTCCGCTTGCGCACGGCACTGGCCAGACCCTCCTGCGCGAAGCACACCTGATTGCCGACCATGCGGCGTACCACACCGGCCAGATTATACTGCTGCGCCGCCTCCTACACGACTGGGAGTAG
- a CDS encoding alpha/beta fold hydrolase, which produces MHVLERNNVTVTGLGGQAIVFVHGFGCNQRMWRLVAPAFEADYRVVLLDLVGAGNSDLTAYDPTRYSTLQAHAEDILEVMQTLELHEAVFVGHSVSAMIGVLAAVQEPARFSRLVLVAPSPRFINDKNYTGGFEPADIEELLDAMDSNYLGWSGAITPVIMGNPDRPELTQELSSSFCSTDPTIARHFARVTFLADNRADLPQLHTPALILQCAQDMLAPLAVGRYLHQQLPDSQLVVLDTSGHCPHLSAPEATIAAIRQFLEVARMPVV; this is translated from the coding sequence ATGCATGTATTAGAGCGAAATAATGTAACGGTTACCGGGTTGGGAGGTCAGGCAATAGTGTTTGTACACGGCTTTGGCTGCAACCAGCGCATGTGGCGGCTGGTAGCACCGGCCTTTGAAGCGGATTACCGGGTGGTGCTGCTGGATTTGGTAGGCGCCGGCAACTCAGACCTGACCGCCTACGACCCCACCCGCTACAGCACGCTCCAGGCGCATGCCGAGGATATTCTGGAGGTGATGCAAACGCTGGAGTTGCACGAAGCCGTGTTCGTGGGCCACTCCGTGAGTGCCATGATAGGAGTGCTGGCGGCCGTGCAGGAGCCGGCGCGGTTTTCCCGGCTGGTGCTGGTGGCGCCGTCGCCGCGCTTTATCAACGATAAAAACTATACCGGCGGCTTCGAGCCAGCCGATATTGAAGAGCTGCTCGATGCCATGGACAGCAACTACCTGGGCTGGTCGGGAGCTATTACGCCGGTGATAATGGGCAATCCGGACCGGCCGGAGTTAACGCAGGAGCTCAGCAGTAGCTTTTGCAGCACCGACCCTACCATTGCGCGGCATTTCGCCCGGGTGACATTTCTGGCAGATAACCGCGCCGACTTGCCCCAGCTGCATACGCCGGCCCTCATCCTGCAATGCGCCCAGGATATGCTGGCCCCGCTGGCGGTTGGGCGTTACCTGCATCAGCAGCTCCCCGACAGCCAATTAGTGGTGCTGGACACATCGGGTCATTGCCCTCATCTGAGCGCGCCCGAAGCTACCATTGCGGCAATCAGACAGTTTCTGGAAGTCGCGCGTATGCCAGTAGTATGA
- a CDS encoding sensor histidine kinase yields MSDDNHELLPGLDLRLTESNLDDLYDLAPCGYCSCLPDGTLVRLNQTLLSWLGYRREELVAQRCLQELFTIGGRLHYETHGAPLLLLQNQVRELSYLLRRKDGSTLPVLMNAVLVRTAEGQPLVIHATLFDITERRKYEQELLRTKTLAEEQREQLARANEQLVSKNEQLTRINADLDSFVYTASHDLKQPIDNMAGLFEELKGAATFHDPEAAHMMTMFEEALRQILSTIQGLTAVVQQQRQLEQMPAEEVALQPFTEEIIRSLQPMHAPHATPFVLDFRAQPTLRMARSSLHSMLYNMLSNALKYAMPGRPPQIRISTELADGMTVLVVQDNGRGIDLTRHSKELFQLFRRFHPDVDGSGMGLYLVNRLVHQVGGHVEVESTVDQGTTFRIYLPR; encoded by the coding sequence ATGAGCGACGACAACCACGAGCTGCTGCCAGGCCTTGATTTGCGCCTGACCGAAAGCAACCTCGACGACCTCTACGACCTGGCACCCTGTGGGTATTGTTCCTGCCTGCCCGATGGTACGCTGGTCCGGCTCAACCAAACCTTGCTGAGCTGGCTGGGCTACCGCCGCGAAGAGTTGGTAGCCCAGCGGTGCCTGCAGGAGCTGTTTACGATAGGCGGGCGGCTGCACTACGAAACGCATGGCGCCCCACTGCTGCTACTCCAGAATCAGGTGCGGGAACTCAGCTATTTGCTGCGCCGCAAGGACGGCAGCACGCTGCCGGTATTGATGAACGCCGTGCTGGTGCGTACCGCCGAGGGCCAGCCGCTGGTTATCCATGCCACCCTGTTTGATATTACGGAACGCCGCAAATATGAGCAAGAGTTGCTGCGCACCAAGACGTTGGCGGAAGAGCAGCGCGAGCAACTGGCTCGCGCCAATGAGCAGCTGGTCAGCAAAAACGAACAGCTTACGCGCATCAATGCCGATCTGGACAGCTTCGTGTACACGGCCTCTCACGACCTGAAACAGCCCATCGACAACATGGCGGGCCTGTTTGAGGAATTGAAGGGCGCCGCGACCTTCCACGACCCCGAAGCTGCCCACATGATGACCATGTTTGAGGAGGCGCTACGGCAGATTCTGAGCACCATTCAGGGCCTGACGGCTGTGGTGCAGCAGCAGCGCCAACTTGAGCAGATGCCGGCCGAGGAAGTAGCGCTGCAGCCGTTTACGGAAGAAATAATTCGGAGCCTGCAGCCGATGCACGCCCCGCATGCCACCCCGTTTGTCCTCGATTTCAGGGCGCAGCCTACGCTTCGGATGGCTCGCTCCAGCCTGCACAGCATGCTCTACAACATGCTCAGCAACGCCCTGAAATATGCTATGCCCGGCCGGCCGCCACAGATCCGGATCAGCACGGAGCTGGCGGACGGCATGACGGTGCTGGTGGTGCAGGATAATGGCCGGGGCATCGATCTGACGCGCCATAGCAAGGAGCTGTTTCAGCTGTTCCGCCGCTTTCATCCGGACGTGGATGGCTCAGGCATGGGGCTTTACCTCGTCAACCGGCTCGTGCACCAAGTGGGGGGGCATGTGGAAGTAGAAAGCACCGTGGACCAGGGTACCACGTTCCGCATCTACCTGCCCCGGTAG
- a CDS encoding fibronectin type III domain-containing protein, whose protein sequence is MRPLLLAPQLLPKLLRLFRLAATPARTPRHWVLLLAGFCLAALTARAQAPANDDPCSAQPLTLNGSLCTVPTVGTNTGATTTTVNGTVSNTCGAFNNTTPKDVWYRFTTAATGSASAGATITVTGNPAGLIRLFSAASCSGTFTQISCSASNASNTAAPRLVTGALQPSTTYYVQVAGYTSTDTQGQFTICITDPPTCGAPAVLGVTFPTPTSAAVAFTAGPGNTTFTVTLNGGQTINNATSPATFTGLTPGTTYFATVRTECGGSTLTSPFFSFTVPLLNDDPCGAIALPITSTCSPTSGTTFGASTTTPNGYANPGCALDASPLDVWYSFTTPATGGASTSATITVAGNAAGQIRLFSAASCSGPLTQLGCSQSATGPALPLSSTTLTPSTTYYVLVAGQNDNSIRGTFTICVTGAAACPDPTNLAIVSTSTTTADLTFTPSGNATSYNVTYVPAIGGTPTTLTVTGSPATLTGLTSGTTYTVTLQSVCPAGVGSILTRIFTATAGTPSNDDCAGATPITSVGIGTCGAPITSTITGATLSSGVLASSCAGSVARDVWFSVVVPASGTLQVETGRVAGNTLTDTGLELYSGSCGTLTLLGCDDDSSPDGNFSLLRRTGLTPGSTVYARVWRFGTAATGDFTICAQTDVLCPSVSNLAISNISSTSASLSFTPSASATSYTVTYTAQGGTVTVVTPNPGASPVALTGLTPNTVYTATIQSNCPAGSGLPLALTFTTLAPAPANDNCATPTALTVGASCTPVTSSTLGATASAAPVPAPTCGNGIVNDVWFSAVVPANGVVIVSTGASSGSSVADTGLQLYSGTCGSLSSLGCNDNSGGNNYSQVRAAGLTPGSTVYARVWQIGGGTGGAFTVCATTDPPCPSVTNLAVSTITPTSANVTFAAPSAGTSYTVTYTPQGGTATTVTPVPTASPVALTGLTPGTLYTVSVTSNCAPGETSAPAVTTFTTSGCAGPSTLAATNITMTSAQLVFGLGNGNSYTVSYTTNGVTTTLTPNPTGAPINLTGLTPGATYVVSVVTNCGPFQSPAAITTFTTQPAPPCNPPTNLAATSVTSTSANVTFTPAAGISNNYTVTYTPQGGTATTISPAPTSSPVALTGLLPATNYTVTVTNNCSGANNPTSSVGTLTFTTLAAPCPPVTAVLVSNITTSSATVSFTPGAGNTSYVVSYQTGSGLPVVVTPTPTSSPVALTGLAPNTTYSVCVAANCSSGASQPGVCVTFTTPVACVAPTNTAVSGITATTATVTFTPSPTATSYTVTYTPQGGTATTVTPAPTASPVTLTGLSASTTYSLTITSNCAAGATSPATASVVFSTGPLASRHAALADIVSVYPNPAQRLFWLEVPVSLTRKPVAVTLHNSVGQLLLQRTLPATSTATKVAFEVAELPSGVYSLHLTTSEGVLIKRLVVE, encoded by the coding sequence CTACTACCAAAGCTGCTGCGGCTGTTCCGCCTTGCCGCCACCCCCGCCCGCACCCCGCGTCATTGGGTGCTGCTCCTGGCAGGCTTCTGCCTGGCGGCCCTCACAGCCCGGGCGCAGGCCCCCGCCAACGACGACCCCTGTAGCGCCCAGCCGCTCACGCTCAATGGCAGCCTGTGCACCGTGCCCACCGTCGGAACCAATACCGGGGCCACCACCACTACCGTCAACGGCACTGTTTCCAATACCTGTGGCGCCTTCAACAACACTACTCCCAAAGACGTCTGGTACCGCTTCACGACGGCCGCTACCGGCAGCGCCAGCGCGGGCGCTACCATCACCGTCACCGGCAACCCGGCCGGCCTCATCCGGCTATTTTCGGCTGCTTCCTGCTCGGGCACCTTCACCCAGATCAGCTGTAGCGCCTCCAACGCCAGCAACACCGCCGCCCCCCGCCTCGTGACCGGGGCCCTGCAGCCCAGCACCACCTACTACGTGCAGGTCGCCGGCTACACCTCCACCGATACGCAGGGCCAGTTCACCATCTGCATCACCGACCCGCCCACCTGCGGCGCCCCGGCCGTGCTGGGTGTCACGTTCCCCACGCCTACTTCAGCCGCCGTGGCCTTCACGGCCGGCCCCGGCAACACCACCTTCACCGTAACGCTCAACGGGGGCCAGACCATCAACAACGCCACCTCGCCCGCCACCTTCACGGGCCTTACACCCGGCACCACCTACTTCGCCACCGTCCGCACCGAGTGTGGCGGCAGCACGCTCACCTCGCCTTTCTTCAGCTTCACGGTGCCGCTGCTCAACGATGACCCCTGCGGCGCCATTGCGCTGCCCATCACCAGCACCTGCTCTCCCACTTCCGGCACCACCTTCGGGGCCAGCACCACCACCCCCAACGGCTACGCCAACCCCGGCTGCGCCCTCGACGCCAGCCCGCTTGACGTGTGGTACAGCTTCACGACTCCCGCCACGGGTGGGGCCAGCACCAGCGCCACCATTACCGTAGCGGGCAATGCCGCCGGCCAGATCCGGCTGTTCTCGGCTGCTTCCTGCAGCGGCCCACTTACTCAGCTTGGCTGCTCGCAAAGTGCCACCGGCCCGGCCCTGCCGCTCAGCTCCACCACGCTCACGCCCAGCACTACCTATTATGTGCTGGTGGCCGGCCAGAACGACAACAGCATCCGCGGCACCTTCACCATCTGTGTGACGGGAGCCGCCGCCTGCCCCGACCCTACCAACCTGGCCATCGTCAGCACCAGCACCACCACCGCTGACCTCACCTTTACGCCCAGCGGCAACGCCACCAGCTACAACGTCACGTATGTGCCGGCCATCGGCGGCACTCCCACCACCCTCACCGTCACGGGTTCACCGGCCACGCTCACGGGCCTCACGTCCGGCACTACATACACCGTCACGCTGCAGAGCGTATGCCCGGCCGGCGTAGGCTCCATTCTGACCCGCATCTTCACGGCTACTGCCGGCACACCGTCCAACGACGATTGCGCCGGGGCCACCCCCATTACCAGTGTAGGCATAGGCACCTGCGGCGCGCCGATAACCAGCACCATCACTGGCGCTACGCTTTCGAGCGGAGTACTTGCGTCCAGCTGCGCCGGCAGCGTCGCCCGCGACGTCTGGTTCAGCGTGGTAGTGCCGGCTAGTGGTACGCTGCAGGTAGAAACCGGCCGGGTAGCCGGCAATACGCTCACGGATACCGGCCTGGAACTGTATTCCGGCAGCTGCGGTACCCTCACCCTGCTGGGCTGCGACGATGACAGCTCGCCGGATGGCAACTTCTCGTTGCTGCGCCGCACGGGCCTCACGCCCGGCAGCACCGTGTATGCCCGCGTGTGGCGTTTTGGCACAGCCGCCACCGGCGACTTCACCATCTGCGCCCAGACGGATGTGCTGTGCCCCAGCGTGAGCAACCTAGCCATCAGCAACATCAGCAGCACCTCGGCCAGCCTGTCGTTTACGCCCAGCGCCAGCGCTACCAGCTACACCGTGACCTACACGGCGCAGGGTGGCACCGTTACGGTGGTTACGCCCAACCCCGGTGCCTCACCAGTTGCCCTGACCGGCCTCACCCCGAATACTGTCTATACGGCCACTATTCAGTCGAACTGCCCGGCGGGGTCCGGCCTGCCGCTGGCTCTCACCTTCACGACCCTGGCCCCGGCACCGGCCAACGACAATTGCGCCACGCCTACGGCCCTCACTGTTGGCGCTAGCTGCACCCCGGTTACGTCGTCTACTCTCGGAGCCACGGCTTCGGCCGCGCCGGTGCCCGCCCCTACTTGCGGCAACGGCATTGTGAATGACGTCTGGTTCAGCGCAGTGGTACCCGCCAATGGTGTAGTCATTGTGAGCACCGGCGCCAGCAGTGGTAGCTCCGTAGCCGATACTGGCCTGCAACTCTACTCCGGCACTTGCGGCAGCCTCTCTTCGCTAGGCTGCAACGACAATTCTGGCGGCAACAACTACTCTCAGGTTCGGGCCGCCGGCCTCACCCCTGGCAGCACAGTGTATGCCCGCGTGTGGCAGATTGGCGGCGGCACAGGCGGCGCGTTTACGGTATGCGCCACCACCGACCCACCCTGCCCCAGCGTGACGAATCTGGCCGTGTCCACGATTACACCTACCTCGGCCAACGTGACGTTTGCAGCACCCAGCGCCGGCACCAGCTACACCGTGACCTATACGCCGCAGGGTGGCACTGCTACCACTGTCACGCCTGTTCCCACGGCCTCGCCGGTGGCCCTCACCGGCCTCACGCCGGGTACGCTCTACACGGTGAGTGTGACCAGCAACTGCGCCCCCGGCGAAACTTCTGCTCCAGCTGTCACGACATTTACTACCAGTGGCTGTGCAGGACCTTCCACGCTGGCGGCCACCAACATTACCATGACCTCGGCACAGCTGGTTTTCGGCCTGGGCAACGGCAACAGCTACACCGTAAGCTACACCACCAACGGCGTCACAACCACGCTGACGCCCAACCCTACCGGAGCGCCTATAAACCTCACAGGCCTCACACCAGGTGCCACGTATGTTGTGAGTGTAGTCACCAACTGTGGCCCGTTCCAGTCGCCTGCCGCCATTACGACCTTCACCACGCAGCCAGCCCCGCCCTGCAACCCACCTACTAATCTGGCCGCTACGTCCGTTACCAGCACGTCGGCTAACGTGACCTTCACGCCGGCAGCCGGCATCAGCAACAACTACACGGTGACGTATACGCCGCAGGGCGGCACGGCTACTACCATCAGCCCGGCTCCTACCAGCTCGCCGGTGGCTCTTACAGGTTTGCTGCCTGCTACCAACTACACCGTGACGGTGACCAACAACTGTAGCGGCGCAAACAATCCTACTTCGTCGGTAGGAACCCTCACGTTCACTACGCTGGCAGCACCTTGTCCGCCTGTTACGGCTGTGTTGGTTAGCAACATCACTACTTCATCGGCTACGGTAAGCTTCACGCCCGGCGCCGGCAACACCAGCTATGTGGTGTCTTACCAGACCGGAAGCGGCCTGCCAGTGGTAGTAACGCCAACGCCTACCAGCTCACCGGTGGCTCTTACCGGCCTCGCACCCAACACCACGTATTCGGTGTGTGTAGCGGCCAATTGCAGCAGCGGGGCTTCCCAGCCGGGCGTATGTGTCACGTTTACCACGCCGGTAGCGTGCGTAGCTCCTACAAACACTGCTGTTTCGGGCATCACGGCCACTACAGCTACGGTCACATTCACGCCAAGCCCCACGGCGACGAGCTACACCGTGACCTACACGCCCCAAGGCGGCACGGCCACGACGGTTACGCCGGCCCCCACGGCTTCTCCCGTAACGCTTACGGGCCTCAGCGCCAGCACCACTTACTCGCTGACTATTACCAGCAATTGTGCAGCGGGAGCTACGTCGCCGGCTACGGCTAGCGTGGTCTTCAGCACCGGGCCGCTGGCTTCCCGCCACGCAGCCTTGGCCGATATAGTAAGCGTGTACCCCAATCCGGCACAGCGTCTGTTCTGGCTGGAAGTGCCGGTTTCTCTCACCCGCAAACCGGTGGCTGTAACGCTTCACAATAGCGTGGGCCAGCTACTTCTGCAGCGCACATTGCCAGCCACTTCTACGGCTACCAAGGTTGCATTCGAAGTAGCCGAGCTACCGAGCGGGGTATATTCCCTGCATCTTACTACCAGTGAAGGAGTGCTTATCAAGCGGCTAGTGGTAGAATAG